ATTCTTGCATATGTTGTTTAAGCTTGTTGTGCTATCCGATCAACTCTCAGACATCTGTATGCACAGTTGAAGCGTCCCGAAGATCATCCGGCTCCCCGAGAACTCTGGCTGATTATCGCCGAAACTGATCACGAGGACGACCCCGGATATTCTCCCCCTCCTTGGGCCTCGGTTGCTCTCTCACTACCGcgtctttcttttcctcttcctatCCCATGTCGACTGGTCCCAAGGACCATGCCTATGACCTCAACAAATCCTCATACTCCACTCCGCAGTCCGCTCTGATGAGCGAGACCGCACAGCCGGGATTGTCGCCTGTCGGCGCTACGAAACCAAAAATATCAAATATGACCGCCGCCATGGACAAAACAGAGAGTGGCGATAAAAAGATTCAAAAGCGTAGCTTGGATTATGTGATAAGGAGTGGAATTGCGGGAGGACTGGCTGGGTGTGCGGTAAGTTTGCATGGGTCGTAGGTCAATTGTGAGCTTTGTACTGATTACTGCGCCTGTCATTATAGGCCAAGACTGTGGTAGCGCCCCTCGATCGCGTGAAGATCCTCTTCCAGGCGTCAAATCCTCAATTCGCCAAATACACGGGCAGCTGGACTGGCCTGGCAGCAGCGATTCGAGATATCAAGCGTACTGAAGGTTTCCAAGGCCTGTACAAGGGCCACTCCGTAACCCTCCTTCGAATTTTCCCATACGCCGCTATAAAGTTCCTTGCATACGAGCAGATTCGCGCAGTTCTCATTCCTTCCAGCGAACATGAAACCCCGTTCCGCCGCTTGGTCTCCGGCAGTTTAGCCGGTGTTACCTCTGTATGTTTCACATATCCATTGGAGTTAATGCGCGTGCGCATGGCGTTCGAAACCCGACAATCGCACCGCTTAGGCTTAGTGGACGTGTGGCGGCAAATCTACAACGAGCGTGTTCAACTCCCATCAACCCACTCTGCCGCGGCAGCCGAGTCTTCTTCCGTTGCTGTTGCCGAAAGTGCTTCATCTGCCGTTTCGAAAGTTCTACCGCGCACCGGAATTGCCAATTTCTACCGTGGCTTCTCCCCGACTATCCTCGGAATGCTTCCGTACGCCGGGATGTCTTTCCTCACCCATGACACAGTGGGTGATTTGTTCCGCCACCCAAGTGTGGCGCGCTATACTCTCAGACGAACAACGGAGTTGGAAAATCCCGCGGATCGACCCAAAAGACCACAGCTAAATACCACATCCGAGCTTTTATCCGGTGCTGTGGCCGGTCTAGTTTCGCAGACTTCATCATATCCAGTGGAGGTCCTACGTCGGCGCATGCAAGTTGGTGGTGCAGTCGGTGACGGACGCCGACTTGGAATCGCCGAAACGGCGCGCACAATCTGGCTTGAGAGAGGGTTCAGAGGCTTCTGGGTTGGACTGACCATTGGATACGTCAAGGTCGTTCCCATGGTTGCAGTGAGCTTCTACGTTTATGAGCGAGCCAAGGGATCACTTGGTATCAGTTAGACTTGTGACATgttaatgtttttttttgcttgaaTATACCATGAAGGCTCTTGATGTTGGTTCTCTGTGGCGTTCGTGGATACCTTGGGATGGTTGTTTTTAGCATATAGAGCTCGACTGGCTTCTAAAGAGACATGCCAGTATAAAGATTTCAAAGAATTTTCCTTATCGATTTACTTAAAATTGTTTTTCAAACCCTTTCATGCTGTTCGGTATCCTACATCTGATAACTCTTTGCCTTTTATATGTGGCTGATGTGTGGCTGATCAGTAGATCTAAATTGGAACCGCTTGACTCCGAGGGCACAGACCACCCGCATTAAAAAAGTTGCAGACTTCCGCCACCCACGACCAAGTCTATCAACACCACTCGGATTCCACAAAATGACGACCCGCAAACACAACGACTTCCTAGACATTGCGGCCAGTGATGATGAGGCCAGCGGCAGTGAC
Above is a window of Penicillium digitatum chromosome 2, complete sequence DNA encoding:
- a CDS encoding Mitochondrial carrier protein, whose translation is MSTGPKDHAYDLNKSSYSTPQSALMSETAQPGLSPVGATKPKISNMTAAMDKTESGDKKIQKRSLDYVIRSGIAGGLAGCAAKTVVAPLDRVKILFQASNPQFAKYTGSWTGLAAAIRDIKRTEGFQGLYKGHSVTLLRIFPYAAIKFLAYEQIRAVLIPSSEHETPFRRLVSGSLAGVTSVCFTYPLELMRVRMAFETRQSHRLGLVDVWRQIYNERVQLPSTHSAAAAESSSVAVAESASSAVSKVLPRTGIANFYRGFSPTILGMLPYAGMSFLTHDTVGDLFRHPSVARYTLRRTTELENPADRPKRPQLNTTSELLSGAVAGLVSQTSSYPVEVLRRRMQVGGAVGDGRRLGIAETARTIWLERGFRGFWVGLTIGYVKVVPMVAVSFYVYERAKGSLGIS